A single genomic interval of Astyanax mexicanus isolate ESR-SI-001 chromosome 4, AstMex3_surface, whole genome shotgun sequence harbors:
- the LOC125801299 gene encoding uncharacterized protein LOC125801299, whose product MSDSEEDVPVQQGNDFEQLQHQIDELSRWRDETQANGAVGGNSSTRSYIYVPRERHIQSFCGEPSKDGRSVEEFIEEVERVLRAREQSQEEQVDFLISLLKGSALEEVRLCMGSEQCQPSDVFDFLRKAFGERRSAAQLLQTFYQRRQAEGENLRDYSHALSQILTSVVKQSPDTLSDEKTILRDQFIEGLREASLRRELRKFVREKPQSSLLEVRNEAMLWSQEDSRSYGPRVVKHRHMQSEVTGETNCSAIHMGGEHTATLESILKTLTQQAKQLSEQDRTISELAKAVQKLATPEVKQTGHYRETRTEPKFTEDGQPICFRCNGVGHIAKNCTQRRHEKAKGPMQQSSSQGNGSPRLL is encoded by the coding sequence atgtctGATTCTGAGGAGGATGTGCCAGTGCAACAGGGTAATGACTTTGAACAGTTGCAGCATCAGATTGATGAACTCAGCCGATGGCGAGATGAAACACAGGCAAATGGGGCTGTTGGAGGGAATAGTTCCACACGTTCTTACATATATGTTCCCAGAGAACGTCATATTCAAAGTTTTTGTGGGGAACCAAGTAAAGATGGGAGATCTGTAGAGGAATTCATTGAGGAAGTAGAGAGAGTCTTAAGGGCTAGGGAACAGTCACAAGAAGAGCAGGTTGACTTCTTAATTTCACTATTAAAAGGTTCTGCCTTAGAAGAGGTGCGCTTGTGTATGGGAAGTGAGCAATGTCAACCCAGTGATGTTTTTGATTTCTTGCGCAAAGCGTTCGGAGAAAGACGTAGTGCTGCTCAGCTGTTGCAGACATTCTATCAACGAAGACAAGCTGAGGGTGAGAATCTTAGGGATTATTCCCATGCTTTATCACAGATATTAACATCTGTAGTGAAACAGTCACCAGACACATTGTCAGATGAGAAAACCATTCTCAGAGATCAGTTCATTGAAGGGCTAAGGGAAGCCTCTCTTAGAAGAGAGCTCAGAAAATTTGTGAGGGAAAAACCCCAATCAAGTCTCCTTGAAGTACGCAATGAGGCAATGTTGTGGTCACAGGAGGATAGCAGATCTTATGGCCCTAGAGTAGTCAAGCACAGACACATGCAGTCAGAGGTAACTGGTGAAACAAACTGTTCAGCCATTCATATGGGAGGCGAGCATACAGCTACTTTAGAGAGTATACTTAAGACTTTAACCCAACAAGCAAAACAGTTGTCAGAACAAGACCGAACCATCTCTGAGCTGGCCAAAGCCGTTCAGAAGCTAGCCACACCTGAGGTTAAACAGACTGGTCACTATCGTGAAACTAGAACTGAACCTAAGTTCACGGAGGATGGACAGCCCATATGCTTTAGGTGTAATGGGGTTGGTCATATTGCAAAGAACTGTACTCAGCGACGTCACGAGAAAGCTAAAGGGCCCATGCAGCAATCTTCGTCACAGGGAAACGGGAGCCCTCGGTTGCTTTGA